One window of Acidobacteriota bacterium genomic DNA carries:
- a CDS encoding MBL fold metallo-hydrolase: MITNSESGTRIDEISSGIYRISTPVRDFPGGFSFNQILVVDDAPLLWHTGPRRMFPLTRGAIARVMPVERLRFVGLSHFEADECGAMNEFLAVAPAAVPLCGRVAAMVSVGDVADRPPRAMSDGEILSLGKRSVRWFDTPHVPHGWECGSLFEGSTRTLLCGDLFTQGGADNPPVTEKDVLGPSEAFRKQMDYYAHAPGTRATLERLASMEPTTLACMHGSAWKGDGGKLLRALAGEVEKA; this comes from the coding sequence ATGATCACGAACTCGGAGTCCGGCACCCGCATCGACGAGATCTCCTCCGGCATCTACCGCATCAGCACCCCCGTGCGGGATTTCCCGGGAGGGTTCAGCTTCAACCAGATCCTCGTCGTGGACGATGCGCCTCTTCTCTGGCACACCGGCCCGCGGCGGATGTTCCCGCTTACCCGCGGGGCGATCGCCCGCGTGATGCCGGTGGAGCGCCTCCGCTTCGTGGGGCTCTCGCACTTCGAGGCCGACGAGTGCGGAGCGATGAACGAGTTCCTCGCCGTCGCCCCCGCCGCAGTCCCTCTGTGCGGCCGGGTCGCCGCAATGGTCTCGGTCGGCGATGTCGCCGATCGCCCGCCGCGCGCGATGTCCGACGGGGAGATCTTGTCGCTCGGCAAGCGGAGCGTGAGGTGGTTCGACACCCCGCACGTCCCCCACGGCTGGGAGTGCGGCTCCCTCTTCGAGGGGAGCACGCGCACGCTCCTGTGCGGCGATCTCTTCACGCAGGGAGGCGCCGACAATCCGCCCGTCACCGAGAAGGACGTTCTTGGGCCGAGCGAGGCCTTCCGGAAGCAGATGGACTACTACGCCCACGCCCCCGGCACGCGCGCGACCCTCGAGCGCCTCGCTTCAATGGAGCCGACGACCCTCGCCTGCATGCACGGCAGCGCGTGGAAGGGTGACGGCGGGAAGCTGCTCCGGGCGCTGGCGGGTGAGGTGGAGAAGGCGTGA